One genomic region from Cellulomonas fengjieae encodes:
- a CDS encoding helix-turn-helix domain-containing protein produces MSDQRDQPGRTRYLTVLEVADVMRVSKMTVYRLLHSGELPGVRVGRSFRVPQDALDHYLASSPAVEPREQDRRTS; encoded by the coding sequence ATGAGCGACCAGCGCGACCAGCCCGGCCGCACGCGATACCTGACAGTCCTCGAGGTCGCCGACGTCATGCGGGTCTCCAAGATGACCGTCTACCGCCTGCTGCACTCCGGCGAGCTGCCCGGTGTCCGCGTCGGTCGCTCGTTCCGGGTCCCGCAGGATGCGCTCGACCACTACCTGGCGTCGTCGCCCGCCGTGGAGCCGCGCGAGCAGGACCGCCGGACGTCCTGA
- a CDS encoding carbohydrate ABC transporter permease, which produces MTATVESTRADLTSEQRAKQANRRLHRTEHRWALAFVAAPVIGFLLFTLYPIGFAVYASLTSWNGLGPMTFVGLDNYVTLFGDEYFRISLYNTFFYMIGIPIGLALSLLLALALNRKIPGRTAFRAIYYVPVISSLAAIAIVWQFAYNGDFGLINQVLAWFGIEGPDWLQNTATVKPAIILMAIWKGLGYSMLLYLAAIQGVPPSLHEAAALDGANAFQRLRSITLPMLRPVTFFLVVTNIIAGSQIFTEINIMTPAGGPEFSSASIVWYIVRKAFKYQQMGYATAMSIVLGLIVFVITLIQFRLNRRNSFSID; this is translated from the coding sequence ATGACTGCGACCGTCGAGTCGACCCGCGCCGACCTCACGTCCGAGCAGCGGGCCAAGCAGGCCAACCGCCGCCTGCACCGCACCGAGCACCGCTGGGCCCTCGCGTTCGTCGCGGCCCCGGTCATCGGGTTCCTGCTGTTCACGCTGTACCCGATCGGCTTCGCCGTCTACGCGTCGCTGACCAGCTGGAACGGCCTCGGCCCGATGACGTTCGTCGGGCTCGACAACTACGTGACCCTGTTCGGCGACGAGTACTTCCGCATCTCGCTGTACAACACGTTCTTCTACATGATCGGCATCCCGATCGGCCTGGCGCTCTCGCTGCTGCTCGCGCTGGCGCTCAACCGCAAGATCCCCGGCCGCACGGCGTTCCGCGCGATCTACTACGTCCCCGTCATCTCGTCGCTCGCCGCCATCGCGATCGTCTGGCAGTTCGCCTACAACGGCGACTTCGGCCTCATCAACCAGGTGCTCGCCTGGTTCGGCATCGAGGGCCCCGACTGGCTGCAGAACACCGCGACCGTCAAGCCCGCGATCATCCTCATGGCCATCTGGAAGGGCCTCGGGTACTCGATGCTGCTGTACCTGGCCGCTATCCAGGGGGTCCCGCCGTCGCTGCACGAGGCCGCGGCACTGGACGGCGCCAACGCGTTCCAGCGGCTGCGGTCGATCACCCTGCCGATGCTGCGTCCCGTGACGTTCTTCCTCGTGGTCACCAACATCATCGCGGGGTCGCAGATCTTCACGGAGATCAACATCATGACACCGGCGGGCGGACCGGAGTTCAGCTCCGCCTCGATCGTCTGGTACATCGTGCGCAAGGCGTTCAAGTACCAGCAGATGGGCTACGCGACGGCGATGTCGATCGTCCTCGGCCTGATCGTCTTCGTCATCACCCTCATCCAGTTCCGCCTCAACCGGCGCAACAGCTTCAGCATCGACTGA
- a CDS encoding arabinan endo-1,5-alpha-L-arabinosidase, translated as MLPTTPDTALWGGRHAHDPTAVRDDDGTYWLFSTDAWADGPVRAGVQVRRSKDLVTWDFHGWALDGVPADGATWSGAAGLWAPDVVRVGDEWRMYWSASTFGSRTSAIGLAVAPHPTGPWADRGLVVTSLHDVDGPNAIDANAVVDTDGRHWMVYGSFFRGIYALELDPATGLARGEAPGILLARRPHSVEGAIEGAFVVPRPGGGYALVVSYDSLFSTYHVRVGVSEALTGPYVDRAGRALTDLDGDPALVGTLMLAGHALDGGRRWLAPGHASVLTDGDRQLLVHHVRDAGDPTRHEVQVRRLLWTADGWPVVSPQPWAGDAEPDDGPPTDPAALAGTWEVVTFDHATAGGVAQSRTVRVDDDLLAATRSHGAGRFSWPGLELVVFGSVDAVRGVRTLSFAGLDEDGNATLGTRVVQP; from the coding sequence GTGCTCCCGACGACCCCCGACACCGCCCTCTGGGGCGGCCGGCACGCGCACGACCCGACCGCGGTCCGCGACGACGACGGCACGTACTGGCTGTTCTCCACCGACGCGTGGGCCGACGGACCGGTGCGCGCAGGCGTGCAGGTCCGCCGCTCCAAGGACCTGGTCACCTGGGACTTCCACGGCTGGGCGCTCGACGGCGTGCCCGCCGACGGGGCCACCTGGTCCGGCGCGGCGGGCCTGTGGGCTCCCGACGTGGTGCGGGTGGGCGACGAGTGGCGCATGTACTGGTCGGCGTCGACCTTCGGCTCGCGCACGTCGGCCATCGGCCTGGCGGTCGCCCCGCACCCGACCGGCCCCTGGGCGGACCGCGGGCTCGTGGTGACCAGCCTGCACGACGTGGACGGACCGAACGCGATCGACGCGAACGCGGTGGTGGACACCGACGGACGGCACTGGATGGTCTACGGCTCGTTCTTCCGCGGTATCTACGCGCTCGAGCTCGACCCGGCCACGGGTCTCGCCCGGGGTGAGGCCCCCGGGATCCTGCTCGCACGCCGGCCGCACAGCGTGGAGGGCGCGATCGAGGGCGCGTTCGTGGTGCCGCGCCCCGGTGGCGGCTACGCGCTCGTGGTCTCCTACGACTCCCTCTTCTCCACCTACCACGTCCGCGTGGGGGTGTCGGAGGCGCTCACGGGCCCGTACGTGGACCGCGCGGGTCGCGCGCTGACCGACCTGGACGGCGACCCCGCACTCGTCGGCACCCTCATGCTGGCCGGCCACGCCCTGGACGGCGGACGGCGCTGGCTGGCGCCCGGCCACGCGTCGGTGCTCACGGACGGAGACCGGCAGCTGCTGGTGCACCACGTCCGCGACGCCGGCGACCCCACCCGGCACGAGGTGCAGGTGCGCCGGCTCCTGTGGACGGCCGACGGCTGGCCCGTGGTGTCCCCGCAGCCCTGGGCCGGGGACGCGGAGCCCGACGACGGCCCGCCCACGGACCCGGCTGCGCTGGCCGGGACGTGGGAGGTCGTCACGTTCGACCACGCCACGGCCGGTGGTGTCGCGCAGTCGCGCACCGTGCGGGTCGACGACGACCTGCTGGCCGCCACCCGGTCGCACGGCGCCGGACGGTTCTCGTGGCCGGGCCTGGAGCTCGTCGTGTTCGGGTCGGTCGACGCGGTGCGCGGCGTCCGGACGCTGTCGTTCGCCGGCCTGGACGAGGACGGGAACGCCACCCTGGGCACCCGGGTGGTCCAGCCGTGA
- a CDS encoding YesL family protein, producing MSAATHDDLAVGGWAGRVMVFLRVGTQLVAVNVLVALGTLAGAVVLGAWPALAAGSGLLARLTTGTPSEHLWREFWAAYRTGFHRLNLLGAPLTVCFVLLALDASVLAAASAGPTTAALTVGVLVLTAYLVVALATLLPVARRYDDVPVARTWRFVAVAPLLSPLTSLAVLVVLTVLVVTFGYVTVLVPLVGVSLPLLASGWLVEQRLTALDARAA from the coding sequence GTGAGCGCCGCCACCCACGACGACCTCGCCGTCGGCGGCTGGGCGGGGCGCGTCATGGTCTTCCTGCGCGTGGGCACCCAGCTCGTCGCGGTGAACGTGCTCGTGGCGCTCGGCACGCTCGCGGGCGCCGTCGTGCTGGGCGCCTGGCCCGCGCTCGCGGCCGGGAGCGGCCTGCTGGCGCGGCTCACCACCGGCACGCCCTCGGAGCACCTGTGGCGCGAGTTCTGGGCCGCCTACCGGACCGGCTTTCACCGGCTGAACCTGCTCGGGGCACCGCTCACGGTCTGCTTCGTGCTGCTGGCGCTCGACGCCTCGGTGCTCGCGGCGGCGTCCGCGGGCCCCACCACGGCGGCCCTGACGGTGGGCGTGCTGGTGCTGACCGCCTATCTCGTGGTCGCGCTCGCCACGCTCCTGCCGGTCGCGCGGCGGTACGACGACGTCCCGGTGGCCCGCACGTGGCGCTTCGTCGCCGTCGCCCCGCTCCTGTCGCCGCTGACCAGCCTGGCCGTGCTCGTCGTGCTGACGGTCCTGGTGGTCACGTTCGGCTACGTGACCGTGCTGGTCCCGCTGGTCGGGGTGAGCCTGCCGCTGCTGGCCAGCGGCTGGCTCGTCGAGCAGCGGCTGACCGCGCTCGACGCCCGCGCGGCCTGA
- a CDS encoding ABC transporter substrate-binding protein yields the protein MKRNRLIAGAVCAAVAGALTLTACSDDGAGGDDGAKEITFMFRGGPDEKAAYEAAIKKYTADTGVKVKMIVTDADQYATKLQAAVAGNNVPDVFYIEQATLQSYVSSGVLMDITEQVDASGVDLDNIWPYGVDSYRFDGTLQGTPGGKLYGLPKDVGPFSFGYNKTMLEAAGIPLPDKDVPLTWDDFVAISKQLTVDTDGDGAVDQWGTGLNVQWNLQSMVWSNDGDWTNADRTEVTVDSPEFAEALQKFADLTNVDKVTPSASDAATLDTYQRWMAGEIGFFPVGPWDVSVYNDLEFDYDLIPWPSLGGGESATWIGSLGIGVSATTKHPEDAVKLVTYLSTDADAQQTLVDANIQIPNLIDMAETWAAEEGAEPANRQEFLDIVQDYGRAMPAAFTYGAEWYDELWTNIQPVLDGKQTAAEYLAEEQPKMQTLLDESNATAEQAAAGS from the coding sequence ATGAAGAGGAACAGGCTCATCGCAGGCGCCGTGTGCGCAGCGGTCGCCGGCGCGCTCACGCTCACGGCGTGCAGCGACGACGGCGCAGGCGGCGACGACGGCGCCAAGGAGATCACGTTCATGTTCCGGGGCGGCCCGGACGAGAAGGCCGCCTACGAGGCGGCCATCAAGAAGTACACGGCCGACACGGGCGTCAAGGTCAAGATGATCGTGACCGACGCCGACCAGTACGCCACCAAGCTGCAGGCGGCCGTGGCCGGCAACAACGTTCCCGACGTCTTCTACATCGAGCAGGCCACGCTGCAGTCCTACGTGAGCTCGGGCGTGCTGATGGACATCACCGAGCAGGTGGACGCCAGCGGCGTGGACCTGGACAACATCTGGCCGTACGGCGTCGACTCCTACCGGTTCGACGGCACGCTGCAGGGCACGCCCGGCGGCAAGCTCTACGGCCTGCCCAAGGACGTCGGGCCGTTCTCGTTCGGCTACAACAAGACGATGCTCGAGGCCGCCGGGATCCCGCTGCCGGACAAGGACGTGCCGCTCACCTGGGACGACTTCGTCGCGATCAGCAAGCAGCTCACGGTCGACACCGACGGCGACGGCGCCGTCGACCAGTGGGGCACCGGGCTCAACGTCCAGTGGAACCTGCAGTCGATGGTGTGGAGCAACGACGGCGACTGGACCAACGCCGACCGCACGGAGGTCACGGTGGACAGCCCCGAGTTCGCCGAGGCGCTGCAGAAGTTCGCGGACCTGACGAACGTCGACAAGGTGACCCCGTCGGCCTCCGACGCCGCCACGCTGGACACCTACCAGCGCTGGATGGCCGGCGAGATCGGCTTCTTCCCGGTCGGCCCGTGGGACGTGTCCGTCTACAACGACCTCGAGTTCGACTACGACCTGATCCCGTGGCCGTCGCTCGGTGGCGGCGAGTCGGCCACCTGGATCGGCTCTCTCGGCATCGGCGTCTCCGCGACCACGAAGCACCCCGAGGACGCGGTCAAGCTCGTCACGTACCTGAGCACCGACGCCGACGCGCAGCAGACGCTCGTCGACGCCAACATCCAGATCCCGAACCTCATCGACATGGCGGAGACCTGGGCGGCCGAGGAGGGCGCCGAGCCCGCCAACCGGCAGGAGTTCCTGGACATCGTCCAGGACTACGGACGGGCGATGCCGGCCGCGTTCACCTACGGGGCCGAGTGGTACGACGAGCTGTGGACCAACATCCAGCCCGTGCTCGACGGCAAGCAGACCGCCGCTGAGTACCTGGCGGAGGAGCAGCCGAAGATGCAGACGCTCCTCGACGAGTCGAACGCCACGGCCGAGCAGGCCGCGGCCGGCAGCTAG
- a CDS encoding LacI family DNA-binding transcriptional regulator, which yields MSTSRRGAAVTMHEVAARAGVSIKTVSNVVNGYQYIRPATKERVEAAIADLGYQVNISARNLRRGRTGIIGLAVPELSLPYFAELADSLIRAAEARGLTVLIEQTGAVRERELEVLSGQRRHLTDGLIFSPLALGPQDAAALHVDFPMVLLGERIFGGPADHVTMNNVEAARAATQHLLDLGRRRIAVVGAHEGETMGSAALRVQGYRQALEEAGLAVDPALVGEAGLWHRATGAETMERLLDSGVEIDAVFGLNDALALGALHVLHARRIDVPGQIAVIGFDDIEETAYSSPTLTTVAPGREQIATTAVDLLLARIEEVEPDAPFVQVVTDFEIVVRESTLGEQAVAAPS from the coding sequence ATGAGCACGTCCAGGCGGGGCGCGGCGGTGACGATGCACGAGGTCGCCGCGCGAGCGGGGGTCTCGATCAAGACCGTCTCCAACGTGGTCAACGGCTACCAGTACATCCGGCCGGCCACCAAGGAGCGGGTGGAGGCCGCCATCGCGGACCTCGGCTACCAGGTGAACATCTCGGCGCGGAACCTGCGCCGCGGCCGCACGGGCATCATCGGGCTGGCCGTGCCGGAGCTGTCCCTGCCCTACTTCGCGGAGCTGGCCGACTCCCTCATCCGCGCGGCGGAGGCCCGCGGGCTCACCGTGCTCATCGAGCAGACCGGCGCGGTGCGGGAGCGTGAGCTCGAGGTGCTCTCGGGCCAGCGCCGGCACCTCACCGACGGGCTGATCTTCTCGCCCCTGGCGCTCGGCCCGCAGGACGCGGCGGCGCTGCACGTCGACTTCCCGATGGTGCTGCTGGGCGAGCGGATCTTCGGCGGCCCCGCCGACCACGTGACCATGAACAACGTCGAGGCGGCGCGTGCCGCGACGCAGCACCTGCTCGACCTCGGCCGCCGCCGCATCGCCGTGGTCGGGGCGCACGAGGGCGAGACGATGGGGTCCGCCGCGCTGCGCGTGCAGGGCTACCGGCAGGCGCTCGAGGAGGCCGGGCTGGCCGTGGACCCGGCGCTCGTCGGTGAGGCGGGGTTGTGGCACCGGGCGACCGGCGCCGAGACGATGGAGCGGCTGCTGGACTCGGGCGTCGAGATCGACGCGGTGTTCGGCCTGAACGACGCGCTCGCCCTCGGTGCCCTGCACGTCCTGCACGCCCGGCGGATCGACGTCCCGGGGCAGATCGCGGTGATCGGCTTCGACGACATCGAGGAGACCGCGTACTCGTCCCCGACGCTGACCACGGTGGCGCCCGGCCGCGAGCAGATCGCCACGACCGCCGTCGACCTGCTGCTCGCGCGCATCGAGGAGGTCGAGCCCGACGCACCCTTCGTGCAGGTGGTCACCGACTTCGAGATCGTCGTGCGGGAGTCGACGCTGGGGGAGCAGGCTGTCGCGGCGCCGTCCTGA
- a CDS encoding 30S ribosomal protein bS22, which produces MGSVIKKRRKRMAKKKHRKLLRKTRHQRRNKK; this is translated from the coding sequence ATGGGCTCCGTCATCAAGAAGCGCCGCAAGCGGATGGCCAAGAAGAAGCACCGCAAGCTCCTGCGCAAGACGCGTCACCAGCGTCGCAACAAGAAGTGA
- a CDS encoding acetoin utilization protein AcuC yields MTSPAPVRVVWSREMLAYDFGHGHPMTSERLDLTIRLADSLGLLAAPGVDLVGAQIASDDLLQTVHDPAYVAAVHRASVDGTPDLAFGLGTTDDPVFPDMHEASARVVQGSVDSALAVWERRAMHAVNVTGGLHHAMPAAASGFCVYNDAAVAIRALLAAGAQRVAYVDIDAHHGDGVQAVFWDDPRVLTVSLHETGRGLFPGTGHAGETGGPEAPGTAVNVALPSGTGDAGWLRALDAVVPAVVRAFAPDVLVTQHGCDTHGLDPLTHLRVTIDGQRRAAELLHDLAHEVADGRWVALGGGGYAVVDVVPRAWTHLIGIATHHPVDPESKLPEEWRALVRERYGRLGPDQMTDGRDARFSPWSAGYDPGDDVDRSIRATRAAVFPTLGLDPDYD; encoded by the coding sequence TCGCCCGCACCCGTGCGCGTGGTCTGGTCGCGCGAGATGCTCGCGTACGACTTCGGCCACGGGCACCCCATGACGTCCGAGCGCCTGGACCTGACGATCCGGCTCGCCGACTCGCTGGGCCTGCTGGCGGCGCCGGGCGTGGACCTGGTCGGTGCGCAGATCGCGTCGGACGACCTCCTGCAGACGGTGCACGACCCGGCGTACGTCGCCGCGGTGCACCGGGCGTCGGTCGACGGCACACCGGACCTGGCGTTCGGGCTCGGCACCACCGACGACCCGGTGTTCCCGGACATGCACGAGGCCTCCGCCCGGGTGGTGCAGGGCTCGGTCGACTCGGCGCTCGCGGTCTGGGAGCGCCGGGCGATGCATGCGGTGAACGTCACGGGCGGCCTGCACCACGCGATGCCCGCCGCGGCGTCCGGGTTCTGCGTGTACAACGACGCGGCCGTCGCCATCCGCGCGCTGCTGGCCGCGGGGGCGCAGCGCGTCGCGTACGTCGACATCGACGCCCACCACGGCGACGGCGTCCAGGCGGTGTTCTGGGACGACCCGCGGGTGCTCACGGTCTCCCTGCACGAGACCGGGCGGGGGCTGTTCCCGGGCACCGGGCACGCGGGCGAGACCGGGGGGCCGGAGGCGCCCGGCACGGCGGTCAACGTCGCGCTGCCCTCGGGCACCGGCGACGCCGGGTGGTTGCGCGCCCTGGACGCCGTGGTGCCCGCCGTGGTCCGCGCGTTCGCGCCGGACGTCCTGGTCACGCAGCACGGGTGCGACACGCACGGCCTGGACCCCCTCACGCACCTGCGGGTCACCATCGACGGTCAGCGCCGAGCGGCGGAGCTGCTGCACGACCTCGCGCACGAGGTGGCCGACGGCCGGTGGGTAGCGCTCGGCGGCGGCGGGTACGCGGTGGTCGACGTCGTGCCGCGGGCGTGGACGCACCTGATCGGGATCGCGACCCATCATCCGGTCGACCCCGAGAGCAAGCTCCCGGAGGAGTGGCGCGCGCTGGTGCGTGAGCGCTACGGCCGGCTCGGTCCCGACCAGATGACCGACGGCCGCGACGCACGGTTCAGTCCGTGGTCGGCCGGCTACGACCCCGGCGACGACGTGGACCGCAGCATCCGCGCCACCCGCGCGGCCGTGTTCCCGACCCTGGGGCTGGACCCGGACTACGACTGA
- the arfA gene encoding arabinosylfuranosidase ArfA produces MIPVRLTLDPAFRVGPVRRRTFGSFVEHLGRCVYTGIHDPAHPTADADGFRKDVIDLTRELGVSTVRYPGGNFVSGYRWEDGVGPRDQRPARLDLAWHSTEPNTVGVDEFMRWAALAEVEPMMAVNLGTRGVQEALDLLEYCNVRGGTRLSDQRRANGAAEPHDVRMWCLGNEMDGPWQIGHKTAHEYGRLAAETGRAMRMVDPDLELVACGSSGVAIPTFGEWERIVLAEAYEQVDLISAHAYYWEEDGDLGSFLASAVDMDHFVDSVSATADAVRAHKKVDKRIHISFDEWNVWYQHRAESRPPTGHDWPVAPVLLEDRYNVADAVVVGNLLISLLRHTDRVHAASLAQLVNVIAPIMTEPGGRSWKQTIFHPFAQASRYARGDVLQVAVEAPTYETARYGDAALVDAVATRDPETGAVALFAVNRSLTETVTLEVDARALPGLRVVEATTLSNPDHTWSATADDDTSVAPRRNATAAVRDGRLTVEVPPVSWNVVRLGV; encoded by the coding sequence ATGATCCCCGTCCGACTCACCCTCGACCCGGCGTTCCGGGTCGGTCCGGTCCGCCGGCGCACGTTCGGCTCGTTCGTCGAGCACCTCGGACGCTGCGTCTACACCGGCATCCACGACCCTGCGCACCCGACGGCGGACGCCGACGGGTTCCGCAAGGACGTCATCGACCTCACCCGGGAGCTGGGAGTCAGCACGGTCCGGTACCCCGGCGGCAACTTCGTCTCGGGCTACCGCTGGGAGGACGGCGTCGGGCCGCGTGACCAGCGCCCGGCCCGGCTGGACCTCGCGTGGCACTCCACCGAGCCGAACACCGTCGGTGTCGACGAGTTCATGCGCTGGGCCGCGCTGGCCGAGGTCGAGCCGATGATGGCCGTCAACCTGGGCACGCGCGGCGTGCAGGAGGCGCTGGACCTGCTCGAGTACTGCAACGTCCGTGGGGGGACCCGGCTGTCCGACCAGCGCCGCGCCAACGGCGCGGCCGAGCCGCACGACGTGCGCATGTGGTGCCTGGGCAACGAGATGGACGGCCCGTGGCAGATCGGGCACAAGACCGCCCACGAGTACGGCCGCCTCGCCGCCGAGACCGGCCGCGCGATGCGCATGGTCGACCCGGACCTGGAGCTCGTGGCCTGCGGCTCGTCCGGCGTCGCCATCCCGACGTTCGGGGAGTGGGAGCGGATCGTGCTGGCCGAGGCGTACGAGCAGGTGGACCTGATCTCCGCGCACGCGTACTACTGGGAGGAGGATGGCGACCTCGGCTCGTTCCTGGCCTCCGCCGTGGACATGGACCACTTCGTCGACTCCGTGAGCGCGACCGCCGACGCCGTCCGGGCGCACAAGAAGGTGGACAAGCGCATCCACATCTCGTTCGACGAGTGGAACGTCTGGTACCAGCACCGCGCGGAGTCCAGGCCGCCGACCGGGCACGACTGGCCGGTCGCGCCCGTGCTGCTCGAGGACAGGTACAACGTGGCCGACGCGGTGGTGGTCGGCAACCTGCTGATCTCTCTGCTGCGGCACACCGACCGCGTGCACGCGGCCTCGCTGGCCCAGCTGGTCAACGTGATCGCGCCGATCATGACCGAGCCCGGCGGCCGGTCCTGGAAGCAGACGATCTTCCATCCCTTCGCCCAGGCGTCGCGGTACGCCCGCGGTGACGTGCTCCAGGTCGCCGTCGAGGCGCCGACCTACGAGACGGCCAGGTACGGCGACGCCGCGCTCGTCGACGCGGTCGCCACGCGGGACCCCGAGACCGGCGCCGTCGCGCTGTTCGCGGTGAACCGGTCGCTGACGGAGACGGTCACGCTGGAGGTGGACGCCCGTGCGCTTCCCGGCCTGCGCGTCGTGGAGGCGACGACGCTGTCGAACCCCGACCACACGTGGTCGGCGACCGCCGACGACGACACCTCCGTGGCGCCGCGCCGCAACGCCACCGCGGCCGTGCGGGACGGACGGTTGACCGTCGAGGTGCCGCCGGTGTCCTGGAACGTCGTTCGGCTGGGGGTCTGA
- a CDS encoding carbohydrate ABC transporter permease — MATTLMKPSTPAVAPAEKARRSASSQNRLGNIAVFVLLAAGSLVMLAPLLWMFTTALKTKVQVFALPPVWIPDAPQWDTFVRMWSEAPVLSGFKNSLIVALSVTVVGSITSALAAFALAKLRLPYKNAIFLVLLSGLMVPYPTIMIPQFVMFSRLHWVDTLLPLIVPLLFGNIIMIFFLRQYLSSVPDSMIEAAKIDGASYLQIFRVMIMPMIRPAIAAQFILWFMAIWNDYLAPILYLNTAEKQTLQVVIANLNVEFATQRDYPLIMAASFVALLPILVVFLIFQRQIIESVALTGSKG, encoded by the coding sequence ATGGCTACGACCCTGATGAAGCCCTCGACGCCCGCGGTGGCGCCGGCCGAGAAGGCGCGGCGCAGCGCGAGCTCCCAGAACCGCCTCGGCAACATCGCCGTGTTCGTCCTGCTGGCGGCGGGCTCGCTCGTGATGCTCGCACCGCTGCTGTGGATGTTCACCACCGCACTCAAGACGAAGGTCCAGGTCTTCGCGCTGCCGCCGGTGTGGATCCCGGACGCGCCGCAGTGGGACACGTTCGTGCGCATGTGGAGCGAGGCGCCGGTGCTCTCCGGCTTCAAGAACAGCCTGATCGTCGCGCTCAGCGTCACCGTGGTCGGGTCGATCACGTCCGCGCTCGCCGCGTTCGCGCTGGCCAAGCTGCGGCTGCCCTACAAGAACGCGATCTTCCTCGTGCTGCTCTCGGGCCTGATGGTGCCGTACCCGACGATCATGATCCCGCAGTTCGTCATGTTCTCCCGGCTGCACTGGGTGGACACCCTGCTGCCGCTGATCGTGCCCCTGCTGTTCGGGAACATCATCATGATCTTCTTCCTGCGGCAGTACCTGTCGAGCGTGCCCGACTCGATGATCGAGGCGGCCAAGATCGACGGTGCGTCCTACCTGCAGATCTTCCGCGTGATGATCATGCCGATGATCCGCCCCGCGATCGCCGCCCAGTTCATCCTCTGGTTCATGGCGATCTGGAACGACTACCTGGCGCCGATCCTCTACCTGAACACGGCGGAGAAGCAGACCCTCCAGGTGGTCATCGCCAACCTCAACGTGGAGTTCGCGACGCAGCGGGACTACCCGCTGATCATGGCCGCGTCCTTCGTGGCCCTGCTGCCGATCCTCGTCGTGTTCCTGATCTTCCAGCGGCAGATCATCGAGTCCGTCGCGCTCACCGGCTCGAAGGGCTGA
- a CDS encoding arabinan endo-1,5-alpha-L-arabinosidase, whose translation MRRAVVAGAVAVVVLGAGAAVLLWPKPEPAATALSLTGDIRTHDPALVVGDEGEPWYVFSTGDVREGLGAPQIRRSTDEGLTWELVGTVWDAATRPQWAYEAVSGVSNFWAPEVIENDGTFYLYYSVSTFGTNGSAIGLTTNTTLDPDDPDYAWVDQGQVIASVPGETDYNAIDPGVVEDADGTPWMAFGSFWGGIQLVELTWPSGMPVDGATPVTIASRTAPPNAIEAPYLVLRDGWYYLFVSRDTCCRGSDSTYNMAVGRSREVTGPYVDRSGTDMTLDGGEPLLGTVGDMVGPGGQSVSRGHLAFHYYDAAAGGDFRLELRELAWDDEGWPVATAREEQDD comes from the coding sequence GTGCGCCGCGCCGTCGTGGCGGGTGCCGTGGCCGTGGTCGTCCTGGGGGCCGGGGCGGCGGTCCTGCTGTGGCCGAAGCCCGAGCCCGCCGCGACGGCTCTGTCCCTGACCGGGGACATCCGCACGCACGACCCGGCCCTGGTGGTCGGTGACGAGGGGGAGCCCTGGTACGTGTTCTCCACGGGCGACGTCCGCGAGGGCCTCGGCGCACCCCAGATCCGGCGGTCGACCGACGAGGGGCTCACGTGGGAGCTGGTCGGCACCGTCTGGGACGCCGCGACCCGGCCGCAGTGGGCGTACGAGGCCGTGTCGGGGGTGTCCAACTTCTGGGCCCCCGAGGTGATCGAGAACGACGGAACGTTCTACCTCTACTACTCGGTCTCGACGTTCGGCACCAACGGCTCGGCCATCGGCCTGACGACGAACACGACGCTCGACCCGGACGACCCGGACTACGCCTGGGTGGACCAGGGCCAGGTCATCGCGTCCGTACCGGGGGAGACCGACTACAACGCGATCGACCCCGGCGTGGTCGAGGACGCGGACGGCACGCCGTGGATGGCGTTCGGCTCGTTCTGGGGCGGCATCCAGCTGGTCGAGCTGACGTGGCCCTCGGGCATGCCGGTCGACGGGGCGACCCCGGTGACGATCGCCAGCCGCACGGCCCCGCCCAACGCGATCGAGGCGCCCTACCTGGTGCTCCGCGACGGCTGGTACTACCTGTTCGTCTCGCGGGACACGTGCTGCCGCGGCAGCGACTCCACGTACAACATGGCCGTGGGGCGCTCGCGTGAGGTGACGGGGCCGTACGTGGACCGGTCGGGCACGGACATGACGCTCGACGGCGGCGAGCCGCTGCTGGGCACGGTCGGCGACATGGTCGGTCCCGGCGGGCAGTCCGTCTCGCGCGGGCACCTCGCGTTCCACTACTACGACGCGGCGGCGGGCGGCGACTTCCGGCTCGAGCTCCGCGAGCTCGCCTGGGACGACGAGGGCTGGCCCGTCGCGACGGCGCGCGAGGAGCAGGACGACTAG